AATTTGCAAAGGTTCAGCAAAAACAAAAGGTACTCCAAAGTAAAAACAAAACAGAAGAAGTACTGTATACAAGTTTTTTTGAGTTGATTTTCTAAATGCAATAAAAACAGGCTGAAGAACTGTTATCATAACAAATTCTGTAAATATATATGACAAAAGTTTGCTGTTAAACTCAAGTATAAGATAAGAAGAATCAATATTAACTATAAATAAATATCCAATCATACTAATAAATTGAAATATTAGCAATAAAAATCCATCTTTTAAAAATCGACTAATTATAATTTGCCATTTTTTAATAGGCAAGAGCAAACTCAAAGATATTTCATACGAAAAACTATTTGAGGTAAAAGGGTTATTTAACATGGTAAATGTAAGAAAAATAGCTACAAAAAAGTAAGATAAATATTCTTCCCAGAATATAGTAGCAGATGCTGGTGGATTTAATAGGTTACCAACTATCCAAAGAACAATAATGTATAGAAAGAAATACAAAACTGATGTATATATACTTTTCCTATAGAACTTCCAAAACTTCATCCTTTTCATCCCTTCTCACAAGCATTACATAGAACTTTTCAATTGATGGTTTTTCAACAACAAAGCCTGGCTGCATACAATTTTCAATTTCATTCTTTTTGCAAAGAGCTTCAAACGAAAATGAACCTTTTTTACAAGATAAAACTATACTTTGTGGGATTTTGTTACTCTCTGAAGAAGGTCCTTTTACTATACAATAATCCTCTTCAATGCTTTCACGCGATGAAGAAAAGATGATTTTGCCATTATCTATGATTGTCACAAAGTCTGCAACATTCTCAATATCAGAGACTATATGAGTTGAGTAAAACACAGCTTTTTCTTCAGACTGGACAAAACTCTGCAGAATCTCAACAAACTGATTTCTTGCAACAGGGTCAAGCCCAGATGTTGGTTCATCTAAAATCAAAAAGTCAGGTCTTATAGATAGAGCTAAAGCAATAGACAGTTTCATCACAGTTCCTTTTGAGAGATGAAATATCTTTTTGTTCTGGTCAATTTCAAAAAGGTCACAGAGCTTGTTGTAAAGCCTGTCATCCCAATTTTTGTAAAATGACTTCATTATCTCTTTTACATCTTTTGGTTTTAACTGACCTGGCAAAATTGGAGTTTCTAATACAACTCCAAGCCTTTGTTTTATCTCGGTTTCATCACAGTTAAAAGGCTTTTCGAATATGAAAACCTCTCCACTTTCCTTTTTTGCAAGGTCAAGTATACACTTTATCAAAGTAGTTTTTCCAGCACCGTTTTTCCCCAAAAGTCCCATGATATAGCCACTTTCTAAGGTAAGTTCTGGTATTTCAAGCCTAAAGTTTTTGTACGATTTTGTAAGGTTTTTTACTTTCAAGGCAATCATCTTTGACCTTCCTCTCCTTTATACAATCTTTCAATTGTTTCTAAAAGCTTTTTTAGGTCAACTCCAAGTATTTTTGCTTTCTGAACAATAGCTTTCAAATCATTTTCAATTTCTTGAACGCCCAAAGTAGAAATCTTTTCTTTATCAATGTCAGCAACAAATGTGCCTCTGGCAGGGACTGTTACAATAAATCCTTCTTTTTCAAGTTCTTCATAAGCTCTTTTGGTTGTAATAACACTGACATTTAGCTCTTTTGCCAAGACCCTGATTGATGGAAGACTATTTCCTGCCTTAAGACTTCCTTCTATTATCTGCTTCTTTATTTGATTTTTGATTTGTTCATATATGGGCTGGTTTGACGTTTGCGAAATCACAAGCTTTAACACATTTTCCTTTCTCCTTTTGCATACTGTATATATACAGTATATACAGTTTTAATTGGGTTGTCAATATTTTTCGCAAAACATATTGAAATGATAGAAAAATTATGTGAAAATAGTATCAGGGTGTGTAGTCAAATGACAATTAAGAAGATAGTTTGAGATTATACAAAAAGTTGTTATCAGATGTGAGTTTCATTTAAATATTGTAATTTTTTTAATTTAGTAGTAGATTTAACTCTCAGTTTAATATAAAGAAGAGGAGTTGCAAAATGGAAAAGAAAACTTTTGAAAATCCCTTTTTGATGGCATTTGTAGTGTATCTGGTTATAAGCTTGGTTGTTATTTTTATTTTTATTGCTAAAATAAACAGATTAGAAGTATTCAAGACAAACTATAATGCCAAAATACCCAATATCTTCTTTGCTGAATATTCGTACAAGCTCTCTGATGCAAAGGATATCCTAAAGCATCTTGTAGAAGACCAAAATATTGATTTTTCGTACTTGAGAGGGAGAGCAGAAGAATATTTTTTAAACAATACATTGACAATGTCAATTGCAAAAGAACCTGATATCTTTGAGGAAAAGGATATTAGCAGGATAATGAATGAAAGGTATGGTCTTGTTGTTAAGGTGAGAGATTTTGTAAGAAAGATAAACGAAAGGATAATTGTGCCCAAAGACAGAAATCTTGCGCTGCAGATTAAACCCGATATTGAAAAGATAATTTTTTTGCTTGACGCTTTGAATGAAGACTTGCAGTCGTTCAGAGATTCTAATACGAAAAAGGTATATAAGGAGTATGAAAAGGAGCTTTTGGAGTATTTTAAAAAGGTTGAGAAGAAAATTTTGCAATAAAGTCAAGGGTAAATTGTACTAATATAAATCAATTCAAGGCTGCCTCGATATGGCAGCTTTTTTTATTATCTCTTGAAACATTAGATTATTTTTAAACACCAAAAAATTTTAAGTTTTTTCAAAAAGAAAGAAGGATTTTAGCAATTAATGCCGAAATATAATAATCAATGCAAATTGATGCTAATGTTAAAGAAAAAGGTGGGATATTTACATGAGAGCAAAATTTATCTTTGAAGTATCTGAAAAACAAGGACAGGTTCATGAACTTCCTATCTATTACAGAACCATTTTTATGAGTTTTTTAAAAAGAGCACTATCACTTTACAATCAAGAATATTTCAACAGGCTTTACTGGTGGGAAGATAAAAAGAATAAATGGCAAAAGCCTTTTGTCTTTGCAGTAAATCTTCCCAATATGAACTTTCAAGATGATACCGTTTCTTTCAAAGGAGATATTTTGCTTAATCTTTCCACATCTGACTATGAGTTTTTTGTAAACATGTACAATAGCTTACTCAACAATCGTCTCTATCCATACCCTTTAACAGATAGTTGCAAGATTGCGCTTAAGCGAACGTATTTGGTAAGAGAGCCAGAAAAGTTTGACTCAAAAATGACCTTCAAAACGTTTGCTACAATTTTGATTGAAAAAAAAGAAGGCAAAAAAAAGGTGCCAGTTTTGCCTTTTGATGAAGGGTTTGAAGAGATTTTCAACGATGTTGTTGACTTTGAGATAAGAAATATTCGTATTTTGAGAGGACAAAACAAAGGACTGCAAAAAAGGTTTTATCTGAACTATAAGGGATGTAAACGATTGATACAATTTCTAGAGCTTTCGTTGTTTTTATACAGTCTTATCTGGATTATGGAGCTATTATTTGAAATAAATCAAATTTTCTCGGTCCTCTTCTCCTATTAAGTTTCTTCTTCTCAGTTAGTATTTCAGTAATCTTTTTATCACGTAATACAACTTTAAAAATTTTTTATTTTGAGCTTGGATAGTTTAGTCATATTCTTTGTCCTCCTTTAAAAATTTTATTTTGAAAAAGAAGGATTTATACAGTTAATGTCGAAATATAATAAACAATACAGTTTAACACAAGAATTTGTTAAAAAAGGAGAGATTGTTTGAGATGAGAGCAAAATTTATATTTGAAGTACATAATGGGTTTAATGAAACCAAGGAACTCCCAGTTTACTATAGAACCTTATTTATGGCTTTTTTAAAAAAAGCGCTATCATCATACAATGAGGAATATTTCAAAAGGCTTTATTGGTGGGAGGATAAAAAGAATAAGTGGCAAAAGCCGTTCGTTTATGCGGTAAATTTGCCCAACATGAATTTTTCAGACGATAAAGTGCTGTTCAGGGGAGATATAGTTTTAAACCTTTCAACTTCCGATTATGAGTTTTTTGTCAATATCTACAATAGTTTAATCAGCAGCAAACTATATCCTCATAAATTGGCTAATAACTGTGGAATCAAGCTCAAGAGGGCATACCTTATAAAAGAACCAGAACAATTTTCTTCAACTATGACTTTCAAAACCTTTTCACCTGTGCTGATTGAGAAAAAAGAGGGAGATGAGAAAATTCCAGTTTTGCCCTATGATGAAGGATTTGAAGAGGTTTTGAACGAAGTAATTGACTTTGAAATTAGAAATCTCAGAATTTTGCGAGGGCAAAATAGAGGACTTCATAAAAGAATTAGTTTCAGGCCAATAAATATCAAAAAGATTGTTGTAAAGCATAAAATTTCTGAGTTTGTAGAAAACACCGGCAAAGAGATTATGTATCTTACAGGCTTTGGCGGTATATTTGAACTATCAGGACATCCTGATGATTTAAAAGAGATTTATCAAAATGGTCTTGGATTTAGAAGAGGGCAAGGATTTGGTTTTATTGAAGTGGTGAGGTAATAATATGAAAAATAAAAGGGGAATAGGAAAAAATGAAGGAGAGGGTTTATTTAGGTGACTGGGCTTATAATGCAGGGATTATAGGCTTTATTGAGATTATGCTGGATGGAGAAGATATAGATTCTCAAAACATTATAACTATTGGACTAAATTACATTGAATTTGAAAGAGAAAGTTTGCGAGGGTTTTCCGACAAGTTTTTTAAGAAAGCTTATCAGAGGTATCCAAGGACAGATGAGATTATAAATGAAGGAAAGGATTTACTGGAACAACTAAATAACCGAAGTGATATAGATGAACAGCAGAGAGAGAGAATAAGAAAGTTTAAAGACAGAGTTAATGGTTTTGCAAAACTGAGCAGGCTTGCGAAAGAATATGGATGCAGTTTGAATAAAAAGTTTAATAAAAATGAAGCAGTAGATTTTGTAAACACGATAATAAAAATTTTGGAAGATAGAAAACAGGAGTTTATGGAAAACGATGTAAAGGTTTATTTGAACAGTGTTAGCTCAGTATATGGTGAAGCAAGCTTTCTAAATAGGCAAATTACAGAAAACCTAAAAGAAAAGTTTTACAACGACTTTGAAAAACCTATAATAGAGAAGGCCAATGAAGAGGACAAGAAGTATCCCTGTATATTTTGCGGTGAGAGAAAAGCTAAAAAAGGTGCAATGTTTAACACAGGGATTGTGAATTTTCTTGGAGCAAACAAAGATAACAAGAATTTCTTCTGGAACTTTAAGCCTCAGCTGCCTATATGCGAAATCTGTGAGCTTATGTATTTCTGTATTTTTGCGGCCCTGACTGAATTTAGAGTTGGACAAACCAAAAGGTTTTACTTTGTAGATAAAAGTACTTCTGTTTTGGAGCTATATCAAGCAAATAAATTGTTTATGGAAATAATGTCAAAAGAAGAAAATTTACTCAAAGACAAAGGAATTTTGAACTTCATAAATGATTACTTATTGTTAAAACTGAGGGAAGAAAGCAAGTTTGCCCTAACTAACGTTCTTTTTGTTGAAATAGATCTCTCTTCAGTTGCTCCAAAGGTTTATGGCTTCAATATATCCAAGCAAAAGGCTGAATTTGTAACCTCCAATTATGAATTTTTTGAAAATGTTGTGGGAACCAAAATAACTGTGAAAGACAATACCTTGTATCCTTTCCACGAGCTTTTGCAGAGGTTTTTAAATAATACGCTAAGCTTTCAGTTTGTATCATTTTTAGAAAGTCAGTTTATAAGCTCTAAAAAAGTGAATTCAAAAATTAAAACAAACCTTTCACCCTATAGGCTTCAAATGTTTAACATTATCACATATAAATTTCTAAAAAGCATAAAAAGAGGTGAAATGTTGATGGATGAAAAAAGTTTGTGGAGGATGTACTTTTTTGGACAGGAGTTAAAGAAAACATTCTTAAAATCAGGTGCAGAAAACAAGATAACGAGCCTTGCATATCGTTTGATTTCAGCACTTAGAATTGGTGACATAAACACCTTTATGAATTTAGTTATTAGAACTTATATGAACTATAACATGGAAGTACCGGCTTTATTTGTTTCGTGTATAAATGATAAAGACAATTTTTGCGCATTAGGATATAGCTTTGTAAACGGGCTTTTGGGAAGTGAAAGAGATGAAAGATTAGAAAATGAGGAGGATGAGGAGAAATGAGTAAAAATGCAGGTATCACGATTACAGTTGTGTTTGAAGCGATGAGCTTGAATTATGGAGAGAGCGTAGGGAATATCTCTGAACTTAAAAAACTTACAAGAGAAAATAAAGTGTATACTTACATGTCAAGACAGGCATTGAGATATGAAAAACACAAATTTATGCTGGAAAATTCAGAGTACAGGGAAGCGCCTGTAACAGGAGATGAGCAGGTTGTGCAGTTTACAAAAGAAGCAACAATCACACAATACCCCGAAATAGATTTATTCGGTTATATGAAAACATCTGGGCAGGGGCAGGGTGCACAGACAAGGACGACAGTTGTCAAAATAACACCTGCTGTCTCTTTAGAAGAGTATAAAAACGACATAGAATTTGCAACCAATTTAAATTTAGCAAAAAGAGCAAATACCAATCCAAACCCTTATCAGCTTGAACAGCATAAGTCTCTTTACACCTATACTATTTCAGTTGATTTGGATAGATTAGGTAGAGACTTTGATGAGAAGGGAAATGTCATTGAAGAGGTGCCTATTGAAGAAAGACTGAAAAGACTTAATACCCTCTTTGATGCAATAAAGTTTTTGAGCAGAGAAATCAAGGGAAGAAGAGAGAATTTAAGTCCACTTTTTGTAATAGGCGGACTTTATCCAGTTAAAAATTCCTTTTTCTTGAACAGAATTAAGATCATAAAAGATGACGTTGGCTATGCAATTGATGCAAGGTTACTTAATAGTACATGCGAGCTGACTCTTCCAAATGGTAAGAAGGTTTATGATTATACTTTATTAGGATTGATAGAAGGATTTTTTGTAAATGAAGAACAACTCAAGAAACTTTTGCCGGATTCAAGTGGAACAATTGATTACTTCTTTGAAACTTTAAAAGAGAAAGCACAGAAATATTATAAAGAGGGGACAGTTTGAAGATGTCTCAAAAACTTCTGAAGATTAAACTTTATCAGCCTTTTGCAAACTTCAGAAAACCTTTTTCATATGGAATAGTAGATTCTTACCCTCTGCCTCCGCCTTCCACTGTAAAGGGTTGGCTTCACAATATCTTGGGGGCAAAAAATGGAGAATATTACAAAATGGCTGTTTCTATTTGTGGAAAGTTTAATTCCATCGTTTATGACATTCAAAGAATCATAAAATTTGACAGATTAAGAAAAGAAGATTCCTCTGCTCCAATTTTAAAAGATGTCTCAGCGAGGGTATTAAATGGCATTATATATGTGACCAACCTTGTTGATGTAGAGCTATGTATTCATGTAAATGCAGAACAAGAGGTTTTAAAAGGGATTTCTCTTGATATCTTTAATTCTTACTGGGGACTTGGAAGAAAAGAAGACTTGTTGAGAGTGGATGAAGTGAAGTTCTTTGAACCTCAAGTTGTAGAGTATAGGGAGTATGTAAAGCACAAACTTCCTGACATAGGGATGTATCTAAAGACAAGTACTGCGGAGAAGTTGAGGGTTGATGGAATTAGGTTCAGATTGAATAATCGTTATATAAAAACCAAAGATGGTCTTAGGATATTTACGGATAAAAAGGATGTAGTGTATTTTGAAAATCTTCAACATTTAAACCCTATAATGTCTGTTAGTGATAAGCTGTTAGTAGATGATGAAAATATTCTTATTGATTTAATAGGTGATGATGAGTATGAAAGCCTATGAGGATATAGATCTTTACGCAAAGAGATTTAAAACTGAGAAAGGTTATGAATACCAGACAATATACGAACATACAATGACACTACTGCAGAATATGGAAAAATTATTCAAAGAGTATAGAGAGGAGATCGAAGAAGGTTTCCAAAAACTTCAGATTGACCTTGAGATGTTTAAATATTTGCTAAAATTAGCAATAATATATCATGATTTGGGCAAGGCGAATTCAAACTTTCAAAGAAAGATAAGAGACAAGACAAAATCAAATGAGGTACCTCAAGTAAAGTGCTTGTCTGTGGAGGTACCTCATAACTTTATCTCAATAGCTTTTGTGGCTTTGGAAGATGAGATAGACAAGGGGAATATCAGCCCAGAAGATTTTGAAAATTTGCTTTTTGCTATTGCATTTTCGCATGACAGGGGTTTTGATTTCAACTACCAATATTTTGAAAAATACATTTGTGAGGATGTTTCAAAGTATTTAACTAATAAGACATTACTTCCTTTGTTTAAAGAACTTCCTTCATTTCCTACCAAAGATGAAATAGAGAAGAGTTCAAACTATGTATATAGAACTATTGACTGGTTGAAAGAGGTCATGCTCAAAAGTTATACCGACCTTTACAATAAAAACACAATTATGAGAATTCTTTTGAAAGGTTTTCTTCATAGACTTGATCATTCAAGTTCTGCAGGAATTAGTACAGAAGAAGGAAAGATTACAGATTTTTCTCATAAGGTTGAGAGCTACTTGAAAGAAAAGGGGAATTTCGTTGGTTTTAAAGAATTTCAGCTAAAAGCTTTAGATTTCTCAAACCAGAATGTTATTTTATTTGCTCCCACAGGCAGTGGTAAGACAGAGTTTGGCTTAAACTGGGCAGGCAGAAGCAAATTAATTTACACTCTTCCAATTCGTGTTTCAATCAACGCAATGTACGAAAGACTGGCGAAAATTTTTGGTAGTAATAAGGTTGGAATATTGCATTCTGACAGTATGATTTATCTGCTTGAAAAGTATTCACAATCAGCTGAAGATGTCCAAGAGTTAGAATCCTTATTTGACAATGTAAACCTTGCGAGGAATTTAAGTTTTCCGATAATTGTAACAACCGGCGACCAGATTTTTACATCTGCTTTAAAATGGCCCGGTTTTGAGAAAATATATTCGTTATTCTTATACTCAAAGATTATAATTGATGAGCCACAAAGCTATTCTCCAGAGTCTTTGGCAATTATAATAAAGACCTTAGAAGAAATAGTAAATTTAAATGGACGATTCTGCTTGATGAGTGCCACTGTAAATCCTCTTGTACTAAAGTATCTTGGAGATATTTCTGAATATTTACAGGCATATTCAGATGAAGAATTAAAAAAATGCTGGTCGCATGTTGTTTCGGTCAAACCACTTTCTATTTTAGATTGTGTAGATGAAATTGTAAATTGTGGGAAGCAACAAAATGTACTTGTAATATGCAACACAGTAAGAAGGTCACAGGAAGTTTATAAGGCTATAAAAGAAAGCATAGGAAATTCTGATGATGTCCCGGTTGAACTTTTGCATTCAAGATTTTTGGAAGGGCAAAGAAGGCAAAAAGAACATTTTATTCTTTCAAACCAGAGAAAAAATAGTATTGTAATTTCAACCCAGCTTGTAGAAGCGTCACTTGACATAGATTATGACGTTTTGTTTACGGAACTGGCTTCTGCAGATTCATTGCTGCAGCGAATGGGGAGAGTATACAGGAAAAGACCATATGAGGGGCAAAAACCAAATGTTATTATCCTAACAAAGGAACCAAGCGGAATTGGAAGAGTTTATCAGAAAGAAATTGTTACTAGAACAGAAGAGTTTTTGAAAAGGTTTGACGGAAGAAAAATTACAGAATATGACAAAAAAGAGCTAAATGAATATGCCTACGATGTTGAGGTACTTTCAAACACTAATTTCATGAAGAGTTTCAAAAAAGCATATGAACTTTTGAAGTTAGGATTTAAAGCAGATAGAAAGATTGAAGCTCAAAAGATTTTTAGGGATGTAGTTACAGTTGAAGGTATACCGAGGAAGGTATTCGAGGTAAATGAAGAAACAATCAGAGAGTGCCTGAAGAGAATAGGTTCAAAATCTTTAAGCCCTATTGAGAAACTGCAGCTAATTTCAGATGTTCGAAAGTACACAGTTACAGTTCCGGTGTACTTTTTCGCAAAAGGTGGAGCGAGTGAGTATAGCAAAAAGCTGGGTATATTCATTTTAAATTGTGATTATGACGACGAGTTGGGCTTGTTACCACCTAAGGAATCAGAAAAAGATGATATATGGTAAAAACTACAAAAAGAGAGTGAGCTTTCAAAATGTCAGAAGAAATTCAAGAACTGCAAGACCTCAAATTCCAAGGCATTAAAATCAACTACTTTTATGTTTGCAAAAGAAAACTTTGGCTATTTAGCAAAAACATCACATTTGAAAATCAATCAGACAAAGTATTGCTTGGCAGGATTTTGCATGAGTATTCTTATCCCAAGGAAAAGACAAAAGAGGTCTTAATAGACAATCTTATAATGATTGACATTCTTTCTGACGGGGCAGTAAGAGAGGTAAAATACAGCAGCAGAATGAAAGAGGCAGATATAATGCAGGTTATGTATTATCTTTACTATCTAAAACAAAAAGGGATAGAAAAGCAAGGTATAATCAACTATCCAAAAGAACGCAGGAAAGAAATCTTACAGCTTACACCTGAATATGAACAAAAAGTAAAACAGGCGCTAAGTGAGATAGAAAAAATAACTTCTCAAGCAACTCCACCGCCGGCTACAAAGCAAAAAATATGCAAATCTTGTGCGTACCTTGAGTTTTGCTGGGGGTAAAAGCTATGCAAAAAACACTTTACATTACCTCAAACGGAAGACTCAGAAGAAAAAACAATACCTTGTACTTTGAGACAGAGACTGAAAAAAGGTCAATTGATATCGAAAACATTGAACAAATTCACATCTTTGGTGAAGTCGATTTGAATACCAAGACTTTGAATTATATCTCTCAATACGGCATAGTTCTTCACTTTTACAACTATTACGGATTTTATTTGGGGAGTTTTCTGCCTCGAAAGAAAAACATTTCAGGAGATGTTGTTGTTCGGCAAGCACTTCATTATCTTGATAGGGAAAAGAGAATCTTCTTGGCATACTGTTTTGTCGAATCAGCGGTTTATCATATGATGAGAAATTTAAGAGAAAGAAAAAAAACAGAGGCTTTTTTGAATGCAATTGAAGATGAATGGGAAAATGGCAGGTTTAATATTTCAAGCATATCAGAG
The sequence above is drawn from the Caldicellulosiruptor bescii DSM 6725 genome and encodes:
- the cas7i gene encoding type I-B CRISPR-associated protein Cas7/Cst2/DevR, with the translated sequence MSKNAGITITVVFEAMSLNYGESVGNISELKKLTRENKVYTYMSRQALRYEKHKFMLENSEYREAPVTGDEQVVQFTKEATITQYPEIDLFGYMKTSGQGQGAQTRTTVVKITPAVSLEEYKNDIEFATNLNLAKRANTNPNPYQLEQHKSLYTYTISVDLDRLGRDFDEKGNVIEEVPIEERLKRLNTLFDAIKFLSREIKGRRENLSPLFVIGGLYPVKNSFFLNRIKIIKDDVGYAIDARLLNSTCELTLPNGKKVYDYTLLGLIEGFFVNEEQLKKLLPDSSGTIDYFFETLKEKAQKYYKEGTV
- the cas5b gene encoding type I-B CRISPR-associated protein Cas5b: MSQKLLKIKLYQPFANFRKPFSYGIVDSYPLPPPSTVKGWLHNILGAKNGEYYKMAVSICGKFNSIVYDIQRIIKFDRLRKEDSSAPILKDVSARVLNGIIYVTNLVDVELCIHVNAEQEVLKGISLDIFNSYWGLGRKEDLLRVDEVKFFEPQVVEYREYVKHKLPDIGMYLKTSTAEKLRVDGIRFRLNNRYIKTKDGLRIFTDKKDVVYFENLQHLNPIMSVSDKLLVDDENILIDLIGDDEYESL
- a CDS encoding GntR family transcriptional regulator; this translates as MLKLVISQTSNQPIYEQIKNQIKKQIIEGSLKAGNSLPSIRVLAKELNVSVITTKRAYEELEKEGFIVTVPARGTFVADIDKEKISTLGVQEIENDLKAIVQKAKILGVDLKKLLETIERLYKGEEGQR
- the cas8a1 gene encoding type I-B CRISPR-associated protein Cas8b1/Cst1 — encoded protein: MKERVYLGDWAYNAGIIGFIEIMLDGEDIDSQNIITIGLNYIEFERESLRGFSDKFFKKAYQRYPRTDEIINEGKDLLEQLNNRSDIDEQQRERIRKFKDRVNGFAKLSRLAKEYGCSLNKKFNKNEAVDFVNTIIKILEDRKQEFMENDVKVYLNSVSSVYGEASFLNRQITENLKEKFYNDFEKPIIEKANEEDKKYPCIFCGERKAKKGAMFNTGIVNFLGANKDNKNFFWNFKPQLPICEICELMYFCIFAALTEFRVGQTKRFYFVDKSTSVLELYQANKLFMEIMSKEENLLKDKGILNFINDYLLLKLREESKFALTNVLFVEIDLSSVAPKVYGFNISKQKAEFVTSNYEFFENVVGTKITVKDNTLYPFHELLQRFLNNTLSFQFVSFLESQFISSKKVNSKIKTNLSPYRLQMFNIITYKFLKSIKRGEMLMDEKSLWRMYFFGQELKKTFLKSGAENKITSLAYRLISALRIGDINTFMNLVIRTYMNYNMEVPALFVSCINDKDNFCALGYSFVNGLLGSERDERLENEEDEEK
- the cas6 gene encoding CRISPR-associated endoribonuclease Cas6 produces the protein MRAKFIFEVHNGFNETKELPVYYRTLFMAFLKKALSSYNEEYFKRLYWWEDKKNKWQKPFVYAVNLPNMNFSDDKVLFRGDIVLNLSTSDYEFFVNIYNSLISSKLYPHKLANNCGIKLKRAYLIKEPEQFSSTMTFKTFSPVLIEKKEGDEKIPVLPYDEGFEEVLNEVIDFEIRNLRILRGQNRGLHKRISFRPINIKKIVVKHKISEFVENTGKEIMYLTGFGGIFELSGHPDDLKEIYQNGLGFRRGQGFGFIEVVR
- a CDS encoding CRISPR-associated helicase/endonuclease Cas3: MKAYEDIDLYAKRFKTEKGYEYQTIYEHTMTLLQNMEKLFKEYREEIEEGFQKLQIDLEMFKYLLKLAIIYHDLGKANSNFQRKIRDKTKSNEVPQVKCLSVEVPHNFISIAFVALEDEIDKGNISPEDFENLLFAIAFSHDRGFDFNYQYFEKYICEDVSKYLTNKTLLPLFKELPSFPTKDEIEKSSNYVYRTIDWLKEVMLKSYTDLYNKNTIMRILLKGFLHRLDHSSSAGISTEEGKITDFSHKVESYLKEKGNFVGFKEFQLKALDFSNQNVILFAPTGSGKTEFGLNWAGRSKLIYTLPIRVSINAMYERLAKIFGSNKVGILHSDSMIYLLEKYSQSAEDVQELESLFDNVNLARNLSFPIIVTTGDQIFTSALKWPGFEKIYSLFLYSKIIIDEPQSYSPESLAIIIKTLEEIVNLNGRFCLMSATVNPLVLKYLGDISEYLQAYSDEELKKCWSHVVSVKPLSILDCVDEIVNCGKQQNVLVICNTVRRSQEVYKAIKESIGNSDDVPVELLHSRFLEGQRRQKEHFILSNQRKNSIVISTQLVEASLDIDYDVLFTELASADSLLQRMGRVYRKRPYEGQKPNVIILTKEPSGIGRVYQKEIVTRTEEFLKRFDGRKITEYDKKELNEYAYDVEVLSNTNFMKSFKKAYELLKLGFKADRKIEAQKIFRDVVTVEGIPRKVFEVNEETIRECLKRIGSKSLSPIEKLQLISDVRKYTVTVPVYFFAKGGASEYSKKLGIFILNCDYDDELGLLPPKESEKDDIW
- a CDS encoding ABC transporter ATP-binding protein yields the protein MIALKVKNLTKSYKNFRLEIPELTLESGYIMGLLGKNGAGKTTLIKCILDLAKKESGEVFIFEKPFNCDETEIKQRLGVVLETPILPGQLKPKDVKEIMKSFYKNWDDRLYNKLCDLFEIDQNKKIFHLSKGTVMKLSIALALSIRPDFLILDEPTSGLDPVARNQFVEILQSFVQSEEKAVFYSTHIVSDIENVADFVTIIDNGKIIFSSSRESIEEDYCIVKGPSSESNKIPQSIVLSCKKGSFSFEALCKKNEIENCMQPGFVVEKPSIEKFYVMLVRRDEKDEVLEVL
- the cas4 gene encoding CRISPR-associated protein Cas4, encoding MSEEIQELQDLKFQGIKINYFYVCKRKLWLFSKNITFENQSDKVLLGRILHEYSYPKEKTKEVLIDNLIMIDILSDGAVREVKYSSRMKEADIMQVMYYLYYLKQKGIEKQGIINYPKERRKEILQLTPEYEQKVKQALSEIEKITSQATPPPATKQKICKSCAYLEFCWG
- a CDS encoding CRISPR-associated protein Cas6, translating into MRAKFIFEVSEKQGQVHELPIYYRTIFMSFLKRALSLYNQEYFNRLYWWEDKKNKWQKPFVFAVNLPNMNFQDDTVSFKGDILLNLSTSDYEFFVNMYNSLLNNRLYPYPLTDSCKIALKRTYLVREPEKFDSKMTFKTFATILIEKKEGKKKVPVLPFDEGFEEIFNDVVDFEIRNIRILRGQNKGLQKRFYLNYKGCKRLIQFLELSLFLYSLIWIMELLFEINQIFSVLFSY